A window from Megalops cyprinoides isolate fMegCyp1 chromosome 8, fMegCyp1.pri, whole genome shotgun sequence encodes these proteins:
- the LOC118781649 gene encoding uncharacterized protein LOC118781649, which translates to MDPCSFSTISGSQETDCSLVFFDLETTGLGRTCDIIQLAAVSGGHSFNLYMVPRCRMQGGASAVTGFRVRRRRLYLHHHLVTTTTHQEALTSFLAFLRMLVRPLLVGHNIKRFDCPVLARVLDEFQLGAEFRQVTSGFLDTLPLARDLLRGSGLQSYRQENLVKAILGVSYPAHDALEDVKALQRLYSALMPTVEQTLRHKFTLSNITALDCKPPSVQRRALCRQPEEHPLWAQPLQVDHSLTEYAGGTGAPARIPDN; encoded by the exons ATGGATCCCTGCTCTTTCTCCACCATCTCTGGCTCACAAGAAACTGACTGCAGTTTGGTGTTCTTTGATTTGGAGACCACAGGACTCG GGCGAACCTGTGACATCATCCAGCTGGCAGCGGTGAGTGGGGGCCACAGCTTCAATCTCTACATGGTTCCTCGCTGCAGGATGCAGGGTGGGGCATCTGCAGTCACTGGGTTTAGGGTCAGGAGACGCCGTCTGTACCTCCACCACCACCTTGtgaccaccaccacccaccagGAAGCCCTGACATCTTTCCTCGCCTTCCTGCGCATGCTAGTCCGTCCCCTGCTTGTCGGGCACAACATCAAGAGATTCGACTGTCCTGTGCTTGCTAGGGTCCTGGATGAGTTCCAGCTGGGGGCAGAGTTTAGGCAGGTCACGTCTGGCTTCCTAGACACCCTCCCACTAGCCCGGGACCTGCTGAGAGGCAGTGGTTTGCAGAGCTACCGCCAGGAGAACCTGGTGAAGGCCATCCTGGGCGTCTCGTATCCAGCTCATGATGCTCTGGAGGACGTCAAAGCCCTGCAGAGGCTTTACAGTGCCCTCATGCCAACTGTGGAACAAACCCTAAGACACAAGTTCACACTGTCAAACATAACAGCCCTGGACTGCAAGCCACCCTCAGTCCAGAGGAGAGCACTGTGCAGACAGCCAGAAGAGCATCCCCTTTGGGCTCAACCTCTACAAGTAGATCATTCCCTGACAGAGTATGCAGGAGGTACTGGAGCACCTGCCAGAATTCCTGACAACTGA